GGAAGTTTCGATAATCCCAATATTGAAAAGATTATCTCACTTAACCCTGACCTTATTATTCTCTATGCTTCCCTTGAGAACCCAGGGAAATATACATCTGCGTTTGAAAGATATACTCTACCTTATGCATCGTTCTGTACTCCTATAGATGTTGCCTTTGGTCTTGACCAGATAAAACGATTAGGGGTATTACTCGGCAAAAAGAAAGAGGCAGAAAAACTAACCCGTAAAATAAAAAAGGAGATAGATACAATAGCAAATAAGGTCTCTTCTGCTATTAAAACAAGACCATTAGTCTTTTATTGGTGGGGAACAGGTAATGGTACCTATGGAAGAAAAGCATCTATCCATGAATTGATTGAGCTCTCAGGAGGAATTCATTTAGCCGGTGAATTTGATAAACAGTGGTTTGAAATTTCACCAGAATACATCATCAGCAAAAATCCTGATGTGATTATTATTTCCTACTGGCAGGAAAACCAGAAAGAGATAAGGATAAAGGAGATTAAAGAACGCCAGGGGTTTAAGCATATTAATGCGGTCAAAAACAATCGCATATATCTAATAGATGGGAATAGTATCCATAGCATAATCAGATTCCCGGAGGCAATGCGTAATCTGGTTAAGTTTATCCATCCGGAGATAGAAATGAGTAAC
This genomic window from bacterium contains:
- a CDS encoding ABC transporter substrate-binding protein is translated as MRIFLYAFLFLGFGCFNSWAEQIIGFDDFGKKIVLQKPPERIAVISATPLAAIFELGGGNRIIAVPNKIDFFYPEVCRRYPSLLEKPHIGSFDNPNIEKIISLNPDLIILYASLENPGKYTSAFERYTLPYASFCTPIDVAFGLDQIKRLGVLLGKKKEAEKLTRKIKKEIDTIANKVSSAIKTRPLVFYWWGTGNGTYGRKASIHELIELSGGIHLAGEFDKQWFEISPEYIISKNPDVIIISYWQENQKEIRIKEIKERQGFKHINAVKNNRIYLIDGNSIHSIIRFPEAMRNLVKFIHPEIEMSNKGQVTAVSSQRDMSAAGSNHVPQFLLGSVKSDNSQLTIHHSPF